Proteins found in one Enterococcus sp. 9D6_DIV0238 genomic segment:
- a CDS encoding ANTAR domain-containing response regulator — MNGRIVIVDDEPITRMDIRGMLEAENYTVVGEAADGIEAIEMCKQQHPDLVIMDISMPLLDGLKASKKILAERYAKAVILLTAYSDKENIEKAKKYGVSGYLVKPIMEKSLTPMVEVAIANGTKTREYEVSLEKLTKKLSERKLIEKAKGIIMEEQNLSEDSAYQLLRDLSMNKRCPIAEIAEMFVVADE, encoded by the coding sequence ATGAACGGAAGAATTGTCATTGTCGACGATGAACCTATTACAAGAATGGATATCCGGGGAATGTTGGAAGCGGAAAACTACACTGTCGTAGGAGAAGCAGCAGATGGGATCGAAGCGATCGAAATGTGTAAACAACAGCACCCCGACTTAGTGATCATGGATATCAGTATGCCGCTTTTAGACGGTTTGAAGGCAAGTAAGAAAATATTAGCTGAGAGGTATGCCAAAGCAGTGATTCTTTTGACCGCATACAGTGATAAAGAAAACATTGAGAAAGCCAAAAAATATGGTGTCAGTGGGTATCTTGTGAAACCGATCATGGAAAAATCATTGACGCCGATGGTTGAAGTGGCCATCGCTAATGGAACAAAAACGAGAGAATATGAAGTGTCACTTGAAAAGTTGACTAAAAAATTGTCCGAACGAAAATTGATTGAAAAAGCCAAGGGAATCATCATGGAAGAACAAAATCTTTCAGAGGATTCAGCGTATCAGCTATTAAGAGATCTTAGTATGAACAAACGCTGCCCGATCGCAGAAATTGCCGAAATGTTTGTGGTTGCTGATGAATGA
- a CDS encoding BMC domain-containing protein, which produces MAEKQRMIQEYVPGKQITLAHIIANPNPEIYEKLGLVDVETNAIGILTITPSEAAIIAVDIATKAGAIKIGFIDRFSGSVVITGDIASVESALAEVLAGLGNILGFNETHITKT; this is translated from the coding sequence ATGGCTGAAAAACAACGTATGATTCAAGAGTATGTACCAGGCAAACAAATCACACTGGCTCATATTATCGCTAATCCAAATCCGGAGATCTATGAAAAATTAGGACTGGTGGATGTTGAAACAAATGCGATCGGTATTTTAACGATCACGCCAAGTGAAGCTGCGATCATTGCAGTGGATATTGCAACAAAAGCAGGAGCTATCAAAATTGGCTTTATCGACCGTTTCAGTGGTTCAGTTGTGATCACCGGAGACATCGCCTCAGTAGAATCCGCCTTAGCAGAAGTCTTAGCGGGATTAGGGAATATTTTAGGGTTTAATGAAACACATATAACAAAAACATAA